The Bombus huntii isolate Logan2020A chromosome 6, iyBomHunt1.1, whole genome shotgun sequence genome window below encodes:
- the LOC126866682 gene encoding uncharacterized protein LOC126866682 → MEILQRTNDRFREGVPVQVVRVESLTTMWVRLTGWPKITQTLNSEMLQHPNGYLPKAKSLKPGMLVAVLANFEKATFWDRGVLLQQTTTGYTVFLIDWGIETQQTLSSIRLLPRKFASMAPWAKKIRLLGVRDQAEKALKHRVAQVTMLKRTGCLMDINPSPGEELTARLLLDLESEQSPKDMGAHWLELGYVDPQ, encoded by the coding sequence ATGGAAATTTTACAAAGGACAAACGATCGGTTCCGAGAAGGAGTTCCCGTCCAGGTGGTTCGAGTCGAATCACTTACCACCATGTGGGTCCGTTTGACTGGATGGCCGAAGATAACCCAAACGCTCAATTCGGAGATGCTGCAGCATCCCAATGGGTACTTGCCGAAGGCGAAGAGTTTGAAGCCAGGCATGCTAGTCGCCGTGCTAGCAAATTTTGAAAAAGCCACTTTCTGGGACAGAGGTGTACTTTTACAACAAACGACGACTGGTTACACCGTCTTTTTAATCGACTGGGGGATAGAAACCCAGCAAACCCTCAGTTCGATCCGTTTGCTGCCACGCAAATTTGCGTCGATGGCACCATGGGCCAAGAAGATCCGCCTGCTAGGCGTGCGGGACCAAGCGGAGAAAGCGCTGAAACACCGTGTGGCGCAAGTCACCATGCTGAAACGGACAGGATGCCTGATGGACATCAACCCTTCTCCAGGAGAAGAATTGACCGCGAGGTTGCTGTTGGACTTGGAGTCGGAACAATCGCCCAAAGACATGGGGGCACATTGGTTGGAGCTGGGATACGTCGATCCCCAATAA
- the LOC126866672 gene encoding solute carrier organic anion transporter family member 5A1, with protein MASTSGHKRNGSSSSMFTHKRTESGGGFIGHKRSESGHKRAESISSAFGYKRSESGHKRNESSGGGFGHKRSESGSNYHAGHRRNESMYAMTGLYAESAATGTDETTDPLQATGSRLTHDTVIRCHSRNPSSGLVDHRDFIIKCHSRNPSASMVDRTEKERAQTPPFNPDSKDCGILSCRPAFIQKFAGIKVFVFLLSFLVTLQQALSSGYINSVITTIEKRFEIPSSLSGVIASSYEIGNVITVIFVSYLGSRRHIPVWIAIGAVIMGLGSMIFMVPHFTAEPNLMTAANNSSSDNICRGVSLREQDMGLGRLSSGLSSPPLAPHNNLRGDNCIQGSPSTAGPVMLFVLAQLLLGCGGSPLFTLGTTYIDDHVRPESASLYIGCMYSMAAFGPVLGFLLGAYLLSFHMDSFSGTIISIDPGDHRWVGMWWGGFLLCGLLLILVAIPFFSFPKTLQREKEKIRIIEKAKSSSQKEKEQCKEPKKEKLNDSGYGKDVKDIPRSMWRLVCNPVYVVTCLGACMELVIVSGFVVFLPKYLETQFSLGKSQASVFTGSIAIPGACIGIFFGGCLLKRLELRPKGAVQFVLVSNMICLVCYGLLFFLGCDNVKMAGTTIPYFNSSTKGPEPFQVNLTAACNFGCECRMTDVEPVCGNNGLTYFSPCHAGCTAFSSKSNFTNCACIHGNLTMLPPAAPEFAEVTVVPVATAGPCTSPCRTIFPFLILLFFMTFIVAITQMPLLMIVLRSVSEEERSFALGMQFVIFRLFGYIPAPILFGNLIDSTCLLWKSTCGEKGGRCLLYDIEQFRYRYVGLCAGIKILALALFLVDWWLVRRRRQMEDQAPSFTVNEFVGSIISLDKLFEEKPHLHSVGDGDGTSPNSELPTPSSISSPTEPTKSTNLEDTGSSNQTQDSTEIGSRSKNAMDVDDIDVPDTRQAPLALEEPDTEVKPLTGKPSDKLVRNV; from the exons GTCCGAGTCTGGCAGCAATTACCATGCCGGACATCGAAGGAACGAAAGCATGTACGCTATGACTGGGCTGTACGCGGAGAGTGCGGCCACGGGAACCGACGAAACCACAGACCCACTGCAGGCAACCGGTAGCAGACTGACTCACGACACCGTCATCAGGTGTCACAGTAGAAATCCCAGTTCTGGCCTCGTGGACCATAG AGATTTTATCATCAAATGTCACAGCAGGAATCCCAGTGCTTCCATGGTGGACAG GACGGAGAAGGAGAGAGCGCAAACTCCGCCGTTTAATCCGGATTCGAAGGACTGTGGAATCCTGAGCTGCCGGCCGGCCTTTATACAAAAATTCGCTGGAATAAAG GTGTTTGTGTTCCTTCTGTCGTTTCTCGTCACGCTGCAGCAAGCACTTAGTTCAGGTTACATAAATTCTGTGATCACGACCATAGAGAAAAGGTTCGAAATCCCGTCCAGCCTTTCAGGCGTCATTGCTAGCTCCTATGAAATTGGAAATGTCATCACCGTCATCTTCGTCAGCTATCTTGGTAGCCGAAGACATATACCTGTTTGGATAGCTATTG GCGCCGTCATAATGGGACTGGGATCGATGATCTTTATGGTACCACACTTCACAGCCGAACCCAATTTAATGACGGCTGCAAACAATTCTAGCTCGGACAACATTTGTCGCGGTGTTTCGTTACGCGAACAAGATATGGGACTAG GTCGTTTATCGTCTGGATTATCGTCTCCGCCTTTAGCACCACACAACAATTTAAGAGGTGATAATTGCATTCAGGGATCTCCATCTACCGCTGGTCCTGTTATGTTATTTGTACTTGCTCAGTTATTATTAGGCTGTGGTGGTTCCCCTTTATTTACCCTCGGCACTACTTACATAGATGATCACGTACGACCAGAAAGTGCTTCTTTGTATATCG GTTGTATGTATAGTATGGCAGCTTTTGGGCCGGTTTTAGGTTTTCTTCTTGGAGCTTATCTGTTATCATTTCATATGGATTCATTTTCTGGAACAATCATCAGTATAG ATCCAGGTGATCACAGATGGGTAGGCATGTGGTGGGGTGGTTTCCTACTCTGTGGCTTACTCCTGATTCTCGTGGCAATACCGTTCTTCAGTTTCCCGAAAACTCTGCAAcgggagaaagaaaagatacgAATTATCGAAAAAGCTAAATCTTCGTCgcagaaagagaaagagcaaTGCAAAGAACcgaaaaaggagaaactaaATGATAGTGGTTACGGCAAAGATGTGAAGG atatcccCAGGAGTATGTGGAGGTTGGTGTGTAATCCAGTGTACGTAGTAACGTGCCTAGGAGCTTGCATGGAATTAGTAATCGTCTCCGGGTTTGTGGTTTTCCTGCCAAAGTATCTGGAGACACAGTTCAGTTTAGGAAAGAGTCAAGCCAGTGTATTCACCGGCTCTATAGCGATACCGGGTGCCTGCATCGGAATCTTTTTTGGCGGATGTTTGCTCAAACGTTTAGAATTAAGACCGAAAGGTGCAGTTCAATTCGTTCTCGTCTCGAACATGATATGCCTGGTGTGCTATGgcctcctcttcttcctcgGTTGCGACAACGTAAAAATGGCTGGGACCACTATACCGTACTTTAACAGCAGCACAAAGGGTCCGGAACCCTTTCAAGTAAATCTCACTGCCGCGTGCAACTTCGGTTGCGAGTGCCGAATGACAGACGTCGAGCCAGTCTGTGGAAACAACGGTCTCACGTATTTTAGCCCTTGTCATGCAGGCTGCACTGCCTTCAGTTCGAAATCGAACTTTACTAATTGTGCAT GTATACACGGAAACTTAACAATGTTGCCACCGGCAGCTCCAGAATTTGCGGAAGTAACGGTTGTGCCAGTAGCTACTGCTGGCCCGTGCACTTCACCTTGTAGGACtatatttccatttttaattttacttttttttatgaCGTTTATCGTTGCTATCACTCAGATGCCTCTATTAATGATAGTGTTACG ATCAGTCTCAGAGGAGGAAAGATCGTTTGCTTTAGGCATGCAATTTGTCATTTTTAGACTGTTCGGTTACATACCTGCTCCTATTTTATTTGGTAATTTAATTGACTCTACATGTTTACTTTGGAAAAGCACATGTGGAGAAAAAGGTGGACGATGTTTACTTTACGACATTGAACAGTTCAGATACAG ATATGTAGGACTTTGCGCTGGCATTAAGATTTTAGCTTTGGCACTGTTCCTCGTTGATTGGTGGTTAGTTAGAAGGAGAAGGCAAATGGAAGATCAAGCACCGTCTTTTACTGTCAACGAATTCGTAGGGTCAATTATCAGCCTTGACAAAT TATTCGAAGAAAAACCGCATCTTCACAGTGTCGGAGATGGAGACGGCACATCTCCAAATTCTGAATTGCCCACGCCGTCGTCAATATCGTCGCCTACGGAGCCTACAAAGTCGACGAACCTAGAAGACACCGGCTCGTCGAATCAGACGCAAGATTCGACGGAGATAGGAAGTCGTTCGAAGAACGCAATGGATGTCGATGATATCGATGTTCCCGATACAAGGCAAGCACCCCTTGCTTTAGAAGAACCGGACACAGAAGTCAAACCGTTGACCGGTAAACCCTCTGACAAGCTTGTACGGAACGTTTAA